A part of Larkinella insperata genomic DNA contains:
- a CDS encoding CoA-binding protein: MKRKTLVIGATENPERYSNRAANRLVQQGHEVELLGSRPGTIRNNPIHTGQPDLADIDTVTLYVSAKNQTNLYDYIKKIKPRRVIFNPGTENPAFQKELQQEGIEPVEACTLVMLSIGTY, encoded by the coding sequence ATGAAAAGAAAAACACTCGTTATAGGTGCCACTGAAAACCCGGAACGGTATTCTAACCGGGCAGCTAATCGTTTGGTGCAGCAGGGCCATGAAGTAGAATTGCTTGGTTCACGACCCGGAACAATCCGCAATAACCCCATCCACACCGGACAACCGGATCTGGCTGACATTGATACGGTTACGCTGTATGTGTCGGCCAAGAATCAGACAAACTTATACGACTATATCAAAAAAATAAAGCCCCGGCGCGTTATTTTTAATCCGGGAACAGAGAATCCTGCCTTTCAAAAAGAATTACAGCAGGAGGGAATTGAGCCTGTTGAAGCCTGTACGCTGGTTATGCTGTCAATCGGAACGTATTGA
- the dinB gene encoding DNA polymerase IV — protein sequence MEESAVRKIIHIDMDAFYASVEQRDNAELRGKPVAVGGSRQRGVVAAASYEARQFGVRSAMASSVAVRKCPVLIFVKPRFDVYKAVSSQIRAIFAEYTALIEPLSLDEAYLDVTENLKGIPSATQIAQEIRAEIQQQTQLTASAGISYNKFLAKLASDFRKPNGFYVIKPAQGLAFVETLTVGQFHGIGRVTAARLNELGIFTGWDLRQQTEAFLKQHFGKAGSYYYTIARAIDHRPVTPDRIRKSIGSENTFDRDLSADSELVEGLQPMLDSVWRSCQRLGVAGRTVTLKVKFADFEQITRSRTALGPILQKEFLDRIGVELLTALFPVPKGVRLLGISVSNLETTDQPTSQQLLLPF from the coding sequence GTGGAAGAGTCCGCCGTACGAAAGATAATTCACATTGATATGGACGCGTTTTACGCGTCCGTTGAGCAGCGGGACAATGCCGAATTGCGGGGGAAACCCGTGGCCGTGGGTGGTTCGCGCCAGCGGGGGGTGGTGGCGGCAGCCAGTTACGAGGCCCGGCAGTTTGGCGTCCGCTCGGCCATGGCATCTTCGGTGGCCGTTCGGAAATGTCCCGTATTGATCTTTGTCAAACCGCGCTTCGACGTTTATAAAGCCGTTTCCAGCCAGATACGGGCTATTTTTGCCGAATATACGGCGCTCATCGAACCGTTGTCGCTGGACGAAGCTTATCTGGACGTAACCGAAAATCTGAAAGGGATTCCCTCCGCGACGCAGATTGCCCAGGAAATCCGGGCTGAAATTCAGCAGCAAACTCAGTTGACGGCTTCGGCGGGGATTTCGTACAACAAGTTTCTGGCAAAACTAGCCTCCGACTTCCGTAAACCCAACGGATTTTATGTGATCAAACCCGCGCAGGGCCTGGCGTTCGTTGAGACGCTGACCGTCGGGCAGTTTCACGGTATTGGCCGGGTGACGGCGGCCCGGCTCAACGAGCTTGGCATTTTTACCGGCTGGGATTTGCGGCAGCAAACCGAAGCCTTTCTGAAACAACACTTTGGCAAGGCCGGAAGCTATTATTACACCATTGCCCGGGCGATTGACCACCGGCCCGTTACGCCCGACCGGATTCGCAAATCGATTGGTTCGGAAAATACGTTTGACCGGGATTTAAGCGCAGATTCTGAACTCGTTGAGGGGTTGCAACCGATGCTCGATTCGGTCTGGCGGTCGTGTCAACGCCTGGGGGTGGCTGGCCGTACGGTAACGTTAAAGGTGAAATTTGCCGATTTCGAGCAAATAACCCGCAGCCGGACAGCGTTGGGACCTATACTGCAAAAAGAGTTTCTGGATCGGATCGGCGTGGAGTTGTTAACGGCGCTTTTTCCGGTGCCCAAGGGGGTGCGGCTGCTGGGTATTTCGGTTTCGAACCTGGAAACTACCGATCAGCCCACCAGCCAGCAACTGCTGTTGCCTTTTTAA
- a CDS encoding sensor histidine kinase yields the protein MERGAISAADEQYLHTTQQRIKKELAISSEELQLVTERLKEEKPPYAFTELYRETKYPYYIFRNKKLLFWSDHRFVPGYKRLKSILYPRLVSFPRGDYLVSRQFIKHGADSLEIFSLVNVQRNYRNETNYLRSGYNPDLFSLDPAEIKMEKSNVHQSMFDQTPVYLFSVVPPQLKDYQNQTSPVNTVILALLSVFFMGIYLVRSTLRLRRRRHYGAGWIILALYLVMLRAVMLYFGVPFLFFESDLFNPKYFGPSPGAPSLGDLLLNCLVIVLLALYLANTFYRTQSYYWLLRQSDGLKAVVSVITVILSYGVFFVCFRGISTLYEKADFTLDITRSLSFNSLKLACLLVFIGISTAFFLLQHVLSSLFIRLNLSYLRGLLWFSVGTALAVLFFWQFPEPMPWLLSIQALLFVVLYLSRFPRALYAFRFKTTLYLFFSAFVCAAVATFVVYQQGIQKDLIDKREFGQQLLVENDAFGEFMLNRSRVAISRDTLILQSLASDTASGGSIEQRVKSHLDKYFERYTTEIQAFQEKPRLDNDRQTGVSYASYAKRYRQEKYETQYEDIFFINGAGNDFRKHYVQFIDMKEGDRLVGRVVLDLKLGRSQSDSLYAEPLISKQFILAPETQAYAYAVYNPDKRLLYSNSGYNYERQLSDKTLASADLYETGTVQNNFKHVGIKDQSGRIVIVSSKSYPARNILSNFSFLYLVLIVFILTLVVLYTIRFGLSRFYINYSTKTQLYLNVAFFLPMALVVAITFGVISSNYKDYQENSYLSDAKNISGNLVGSWTNLQATIRQGDQTRIEAELQKVTPGDHVGISVFNTKGRLVCSTQPLLYVNGSLSKRINPEAYIHLIEEKDNLMLLLESLGTKQYKTAYATIQGYDGQPLGILAVSHFDSESELERQLIDVVTTALSVFIGLFLVFLLVSYWASNLLTKPLKIITQKIRKTNLDRLNEPLDWKSDDEIGLLIGEYNRMLVKLEEKKQALSQSEKQSAWREMAKQVAHEIKNPLTPMKLTLQHLQRTLQSDNPAAKRVLQRTLDTLLDQIDNLSAIATSFSDFAKMPLPKNELFELTSVIHKAADLYADDGKITLIRDISPYPVMVMGDRQLIGRILTNLIINSVQSVSGDRKPIIHLRLSVNEEYINVEISDNGAGVPEAIRNKIFLPNFTTKEGGSGLGLAIAKRGIEHAGGSIWFETETGEGTTFFITLPHILSVGAGSGLKGESVGQS from the coding sequence TTGGAAAGAGGAGCAATCAGTGCGGCCGACGAGCAATACCTGCATACCACCCAACAACGGATTAAAAAAGAGCTGGCCATCAGTTCGGAGGAGCTTCAACTGGTCACGGAGCGCCTTAAAGAAGAAAAACCACCCTATGCGTTTACGGAGTTATACCGGGAAACGAAATATCCGTATTACATTTTTCGCAACAAAAAGCTTCTTTTCTGGTCTGATCACCGGTTTGTGCCGGGGTATAAGCGGCTCAAAAGCATCCTTTATCCCAGGCTGGTGTCTTTCCCCCGGGGCGATTATTTGGTCAGCCGGCAGTTTATCAAACACGGCGCGGATTCGCTGGAGATCTTTTCGCTGGTGAACGTTCAACGCAACTACCGTAACGAAACGAACTACCTGCGTTCGGGGTACAATCCGGACCTGTTCTCGCTTGATCCCGCGGAGATCAAGATGGAGAAAAGCAACGTCCACCAAAGTATGTTTGACCAGACGCCCGTCTATCTGTTTTCGGTGGTGCCTCCGCAACTGAAGGATTACCAGAATCAAACTTCACCGGTCAATACGGTCATATTGGCGCTGCTGTCGGTGTTTTTCATGGGAATCTACCTGGTTCGTAGCACGTTACGATTACGGCGCAGACGGCATTACGGTGCGGGATGGATCATTCTGGCCCTGTATTTAGTGATGTTGCGCGCGGTGATGCTGTATTTCGGCGTTCCGTTTCTCTTCTTCGAATCTGACCTCTTTAACCCCAAATATTTCGGCCCTTCTCCGGGCGCTCCATCCCTGGGCGACTTGCTGTTGAATTGCCTGGTGATTGTGTTGCTGGCTTTGTATCTGGCCAACACGTTTTACCGCACCCAGTCGTATTATTGGCTGCTCCGGCAGTCGGATGGTTTAAAGGCCGTGGTGTCGGTGATTACGGTTATTCTGAGCTACGGCGTCTTTTTTGTCTGTTTCAGAGGAATCAGTACCTTGTACGAAAAAGCGGATTTTACGCTCGATATCACGCGGAGTCTTTCGTTTAACAGCCTCAAATTGGCTTGTCTGCTAGTTTTTATTGGCATCTCGACCGCTTTCTTCCTCCTGCAACACGTTTTATCGAGTTTGTTTATCCGGCTGAATTTATCTTACCTGCGCGGTTTGCTCTGGTTCAGCGTGGGTACGGCGCTGGCCGTGTTGTTCTTCTGGCAATTTCCGGAGCCAATGCCGTGGCTTTTAAGTATTCAGGCGCTGCTCTTTGTGGTGCTGTACCTGAGTCGTTTTCCGCGGGCGCTTTACGCATTTCGCTTCAAAACAACGCTCTATCTGTTCTTCTCGGCTTTTGTCTGCGCTGCCGTAGCAACATTTGTTGTGTATCAGCAGGGCATTCAAAAAGACCTGATTGACAAGCGTGAGTTCGGCCAGCAGTTGCTGGTTGAAAACGACGCATTTGGTGAATTTATGCTCAACCGATCGCGGGTGGCCATTAGCCGGGATACGCTTATTCTCCAGTCGCTGGCCAGTGATACGGCTTCGGGAGGGTCCATCGAGCAGCGAGTAAAATCGCATCTGGACAAGTATTTCGAGCGGTATACAACTGAAATACAGGCTTTCCAGGAGAAGCCCCGACTGGACAACGACCGTCAGACGGGTGTTAGCTACGCCAGTTATGCCAAACGGTATCGGCAGGAAAAATACGAAACTCAGTACGAAGACATCTTTTTCATTAACGGAGCTGGTAATGATTTCCGGAAGCATTACGTACAGTTCATCGACATGAAAGAAGGTGATAGATTGGTGGGCCGTGTGGTACTTGATCTGAAACTGGGTCGTAGCCAGTCCGATAGTCTTTATGCTGAACCGCTGATCAGTAAACAGTTTATTCTGGCACCGGAAACACAAGCGTATGCCTACGCCGTTTATAATCCCGATAAGCGGTTGCTTTACAGCAATTCCGGGTATAATTACGAACGCCAATTATCGGATAAAACGCTGGCTTCGGCCGATCTGTATGAAACGGGCACCGTCCAAAATAACTTTAAGCATGTTGGAATAAAAGACCAGAGTGGCCGGATCGTCATCGTTTCCTCCAAAAGCTATCCCGCTCGGAATATTCTTTCCAATTTTTCGTTTCTGTACCTGGTTCTGATTGTATTTATTTTAACCCTGGTTGTTCTTTATACCATCCGCTTTGGTCTTTCCCGGTTTTACATCAATTATTCGACAAAAACGCAGCTCTATCTGAATGTCGCCTTCTTTCTCCCGATGGCGTTGGTTGTAGCCATTACATTCGGTGTTATTAGCTCAAATTACAAAGATTACCAGGAAAATAGCTATTTGTCTGACGCCAAAAATATCAGCGGCAACCTCGTGGGAAGCTGGACTAACTTGCAGGCAACCATTCGGCAGGGCGATCAGACCCGCATTGAGGCCGAACTGCAGAAGGTTACCCCGGGCGACCATGTCGGCATTAGTGTGTTTAACACCAAAGGACGCTTGGTCTGTTCTACGCAACCGCTGTTGTACGTAAACGGAAGTTTATCCAAACGCATCAATCCGGAAGCTTATATTCATTTGATTGAAGAAAAAGACAACCTGATGCTGTTGCTTGAATCTCTGGGCACGAAGCAGTATAAAACAGCGTATGCCACCATTCAGGGGTACGACGGACAACCGCTGGGCATTCTGGCCGTTTCCCATTTTGACTCCGAATCTGAACTGGAGCGCCAGTTGATCGACGTTGTTACGACGGCCCTGAGCGTATTTATTGGTTTGTTTCTGGTCTTTTTGCTCGTCTCTTACTGGGCTTCCAACCTGCTGACGAAACCGTTGAAGATCATCACCCAGAAAATCCGGAAAACCAATCTCGACCGGCTCAACGAACCACTGGACTGGAAATCGGACGACGAAATTGGCCTTCTGATTGGCGAGTACAACCGGATGCTGGTCAAGCTGGAAGAGAAAAAACAGGCGCTGTCGCAAAGTGAAAAACAGTCGGCCTGGCGGGAAATGGCCAAGCAGGTAGCGCACGAAATCAAAAACCCGCTGACTCCGATGAAGTTAACGCTTCAGCACCTGCAACGGACGCTGCAATCGGACAATCCGGCGGCCAAGCGGGTGTTGCAACGGACGCTGGACACGCTGCTCGATCAGATCGACAACCTGAGTGCCATTGCCACTTCGTTCTCCGATTTTGCCAAAATGCCATTGCCCAAAAATGAATTGTTTGAACTCACCTCGGTCATTCACAAGGCTGCGGACCTGTACGCCGATGACGGGAAGATTACCCTCATTCGCGATATTTCTCCCTATCCGGTGATGGTAATGGGCGACCGGCAGCTGATTGGCCGGATTTTAACCAATCTGATTATCAATAGCGTACAATCCGTCTCCGGAGACCGTAAGCCCATCATTCATTTACGTCTTTCGGTCAATGAAGAGTACATCAACGTCGAAATCAGTGACAATGGCGCGGGCGTTCCGGAAGCCATTCGCAACAAAATATTCCTTCCCAACTTTACTACGAAAGAAGGAGGTTCAGGGTTGGGTCTGGCTATTGCCAAACGGGGTATTGAACATGCCGGTGGTAGCATCTGGTTTGAAACGGAAACCGGCGAAGGAACTACCTTCTTTATTACCTTACCGCACATACTTTCCGTTGGAGCGGGAAGTGGTTTGAAAGGGGAGAGCGTAGGCCAAAGTTGA
- a CDS encoding iron-sulfur cluster assembly accessory protein, producing MFFDEIKNPVRLTPEARTQIQDTFRANKIPDTYGLRVGVRGGGCGSSWLLGFDQPGQTDEVFEIDSIRIIIDKKHLLYVFGVEVGYENTEEERGFTIQKPDEKLAGRSVK from the coding sequence ATGTTTTTTGATGAGATCAAAAATCCAGTCCGTCTAACGCCCGAAGCCCGTACGCAAATTCAGGACACTTTCCGGGCCAATAAAATTCCGGATACGTATGGTTTACGGGTTGGTGTCCGGGGTGGAGGATGCGGTTCATCGTGGCTCTTAGGCTTCGATCAGCCCGGCCAGACCGACGAAGTGTTTGAAATTGACTCTATTAGGATCATTATTGATAAAAAGCATTTGTTGTACGTCTTTGGCGTCGAGGTTGGGTATGAGAATACCGAAGAGGAGCGCGGTTTCACAATTCAGAAGCCCGACGAAAAATTAGCCGGCCGTTCAGTAAAGTAA
- a CDS encoding HNH endonuclease gives MTDKRTSNYWNEKWVQVQFDGVENPPHYEVSNFGRMKSFQNAPKEGTLINGSTIQGYRSLNIRTGGKTINRYFHKLVAEMFLTREHSDQTFVIHLDHDKKNNHYQNLKWVSKEEMIEHNRTSPNILNREIPRRTRNYKLTESKVKMIKKLLKNEKNRLKMIAKQFGITHTQLNRIRSGENWKHVTIDDE, from the coding sequence ATGACAGATAAACGTACCAGTAATTACTGGAATGAAAAATGGGTACAAGTCCAATTTGACGGAGTCGAAAATCCACCGCACTACGAAGTTTCCAACTTCGGCCGCATGAAGAGCTTTCAAAATGCCCCCAAAGAGGGTACGCTCATCAATGGCTCTACCATTCAGGGGTATCGCTCACTTAATATTCGAACGGGGGGGAAAACCATCAACCGGTATTTTCACAAATTGGTCGCCGAGATGTTCTTAACGCGCGAACATTCGGACCAGACGTTTGTCATCCATCTCGACCACGATAAGAAGAACAATCATTATCAAAATCTGAAGTGGGTATCGAAAGAGGAGATGATTGAGCACAACCGCACCAGTCCAAACATTCTGAACCGGGAAATTCCCCGCCGGACCCGCAATTACAAGCTCACGGAATCGAAGGTAAAGATGATTAAGAAACTGCTGAAAAATGAGAAAAACCGTTTGAAGATGATTGCCAAGCAGTTTGGTATTACCCACACCCAACTGAACCGGATTCGCTCCGGCGAAAACTGGAAGCACGTTACAATTGACGATGAATAA
- the pssA gene encoding CDP-diacylglycerol--serine O-phosphatidyltransferase, whose product MNTLFRQLPNAMTCGNLLCGCIGLVMTLRGHSELAAWLILLAGALDFGDGFVARLAGVSGPFGKELDSLADVVTFGVLPATLIFQELWSLGLGTWSYAAYLVALLSAIRLANFNIDTRQSDQFIGLPVPANSLLIAAFPLMSSYQPQFAFLWQNPITLFFLVGFSFMLVAELPLLAFKFKTFGWRDNQVKFIFLIASALLLLVLRFAGFPLVIFLYILVSFFVRNKGVKQ is encoded by the coding sequence ATTAACACGCTTTTCCGACAACTCCCCAATGCCATGACCTGTGGCAACCTGCTCTGCGGCTGCATCGGCCTGGTCATGACGCTACGCGGGCATTCCGAGCTGGCGGCCTGGCTCATCCTGCTGGCGGGGGCGCTCGATTTTGGCGACGGTTTTGTGGCCCGGCTGGCGGGCGTGTCGGGTCCTTTCGGAAAAGAACTGGATTCACTGGCCGACGTTGTGACGTTTGGGGTTTTACCCGCCACCCTGATCTTCCAGGAGTTGTGGTCGTTGGGACTCGGAACCTGGTCATATGCGGCTTATCTGGTTGCGCTTCTGTCGGCCATCCGGCTGGCTAATTTCAACATCGACACCCGCCAGTCCGACCAGTTCATCGGGTTGCCCGTTCCGGCCAATTCGCTCCTGATTGCGGCTTTTCCGCTGATGAGTTCTTACCAGCCCCAGTTTGCTTTTCTGTGGCAAAATCCCATTACGTTGTTTTTTCTGGTCGGCTTTTCGTTCATGCTGGTGGCCGAATTGCCGTTGCTGGCGTTCAAGTTTAAAACCTTCGGCTGGCGGGACAATCAGGTAAAATTCATTTTCCTGATCGCATCGGCCCTGCTCTTGTTAGTTTTGCGATTCGCGGGGTTTCCGTTGGTTATTTTCTTATACATCCTGGTTTCATTTTTCGTTAGAAATAAGGGAGTAAAGCAGTAA
- a CDS encoding DUF7935 family protein, whose translation MDIFADLLKLLVPAGLVLYGMYLTVKLLLEREAEKQRVELKTRYASEVTPLRLQAYERMALFLERITPNNLLLRLSGQAAAALEFQQLLLREIREEYNHNVSQQIYMSQTVWESIQTAMNEVVILINEAAGEVAPDAPALELSKRIFDKIIQKDIQPTAGGLKAVKDEVQSIFLS comes from the coding sequence ATGGATATTTTTGCCGATCTGTTAAAATTGCTGGTTCCGGCCGGTTTGGTTTTATACGGAATGTATCTGACGGTCAAATTATTGTTGGAACGGGAAGCCGAGAAACAACGCGTCGAGCTGAAAACCCGTTACGCCAGTGAAGTAACCCCGTTGCGGCTTCAGGCCTACGAACGCATGGCGCTGTTTCTGGAACGAATAACCCCCAACAACCTGCTGCTGCGGCTGAGCGGCCAGGCAGCAGCGGCCCTGGAGTTTCAACAATTGCTGCTGCGTGAGATTCGCGAGGAATACAACCACAACGTTTCGCAACAGATTTACATGAGCCAGACTGTGTGGGAATCCATTCAGACCGCTATGAATGAGGTGGTTATCCTGATCAACGAAGCGGCTGGCGAAGTTGCTCCCGACGCCCCCGCCCTGGAATTGTCCAAGCGCATTTTCGACAAAATCATTCAGAAGGACATCCAACCGACCGCCGGTGGTCTGAAAGCTGTCAAGGACGAAGTTCAATCGATTTTTCTTTCGTGA
- a CDS encoding DUF5060 domain-containing protein gives MKKQLPKTGLQRFLACCTIILNLLPFFAYADEISGLTLVSATTNTDLKPLKNGDTINLKVTGNSLNVRANTNPSTIGRVVFALDGNENFRTERDAPYFLAGDSQGSPNNWTPTLGVHTLKATPYNASGVAGTSMTVTFTVVSITPPDDAPNYGPEGKGNVLVEGELKKWHKITLVIDGPATAESAAENPFLNYRLNVTFTKGTKRFVVPGYFAADGNAGQTSATFGNSWKVHFSPDETGIWNYTISMRKGDNIAVSDEDAEGTAVSLVDGKSGTITVSATDKKGTDLRAKGRLRYVGEHYLQFAETGDYFVKGGVDSPENFLAYNDFDNTPNIAGRRKTWGPHVQDWKEGDPTWQGSKGKGIIGAINYLASQQLNSFSFLTMNIKGDDKNVYPYVSSEDFTRMDCSKLDQWEMVFEHSEKLGMYLHFKTQEKENCTLLDGGEVGVQRRLYYRELIARFGHHLALNWNIGEENIQTTQQRKDMAQYFYEHDPYKSNIVLHTNVKQQNEAYTPLLGNQSDYSGVSIQTDWNNVYKETKLWVQQSNLASKKWIVANDEQNSVGVSTDADYKGKRGTVADNQDGMRQECLWGNLMAGGAGIEYYFGGNTGETDLAAEDFRSRAKMWRFNRNALNFFNAHVPVKEATVLNNVSRGWVLGQEGKLYVVYLKDGGTATITLSTEDTYSVKWYDPRNGGSLQDGSVRSVAGSGPQSIGTPPDAVNEDWVALIEVVPSQPVAKPFAIYPNPTANHVVIQGIDSQCTEVNVAVTDAQGRAYKVPYRALKSPGDMEVRLDGLSAGVYILRVNLCGNLHTKKIMIQ, from the coding sequence ATGAAAAAACAATTACCAAAAACAGGGTTGCAGCGGTTTCTGGCCTGTTGTACAATCATCCTGAACCTGCTCCCCTTTTTCGCGTACGCCGATGAAATAAGCGGCCTTACGCTGGTTAGCGCCACCACCAATACCGACCTGAAGCCGTTAAAAAATGGCGATACAATCAACCTGAAAGTAACCGGCAACTCGCTCAACGTTCGGGCTAATACCAATCCGTCTACCATCGGGAGGGTGGTTTTTGCCCTGGACGGTAACGAGAACTTCCGCACCGAACGGGATGCCCCCTATTTTCTGGCGGGCGATTCCCAGGGTTCTCCCAACAATTGGACGCCTACGCTGGGCGTGCATACCCTGAAAGCCACGCCCTACAACGCTTCCGGTGTGGCCGGCACATCAATGACGGTTACCTTCACGGTTGTATCCATCACCCCGCCCGATGACGCCCCCAATTACGGCCCGGAAGGCAAAGGAAATGTTCTTGTCGAAGGGGAGTTGAAGAAATGGCATAAAATAACGCTGGTCATTGACGGCCCGGCGACCGCCGAATCCGCAGCCGAAAACCCCTTCCTGAACTACCGTCTGAACGTAACCTTTACCAAAGGAACCAAACGCTTTGTGGTGCCGGGCTATTTTGCCGCCGATGGCAACGCGGGCCAGACCAGCGCTACTTTTGGCAATAGCTGGAAAGTGCATTTCTCACCCGACGAAACCGGCATCTGGAACTACACCATCTCCATGCGGAAAGGCGATAATATTGCCGTTAGTGACGAGGATGCTGAAGGAACCGCCGTGTCACTGGTTGACGGTAAATCGGGAACTATTACCGTCTCCGCAACCGACAAAAAAGGAACAGACCTTCGGGCCAAGGGCCGTCTGCGCTACGTGGGCGAACACTACTTGCAGTTTGCCGAAACCGGCGACTATTTTGTGAAAGGGGGTGTCGACTCACCGGAGAACTTTCTGGCCTATAACGACTTTGACAATACGCCCAATATTGCGGGTCGGCGTAAAACCTGGGGACCTCACGTGCAGGACTGGAAAGAGGGCGACCCTACCTGGCAGGGCAGCAAAGGTAAGGGCATCATCGGGGCAATCAATTACCTGGCCAGCCAGCAGCTCAACAGTTTCTCGTTTCTGACGATGAACATCAAGGGCGATGACAAAAATGTGTATCCGTACGTGAGTTCGGAAGATTTCACCCGGATGGACTGCTCGAAGCTGGATCAGTGGGAAATGGTTTTTGAGCACAGTGAAAAGCTCGGGATGTATCTGCACTTCAAAACCCAGGAGAAGGAAAACTGCACGTTGCTGGACGGTGGCGAGGTGGGGGTTCAGCGCAGGCTGTACTACCGCGAACTGATCGCCCGGTTTGGTCATCACCTGGCCCTGAACTGGAACATCGGTGAAGAAAACATTCAGACCACCCAGCAGCGCAAGGACATGGCCCAGTACTTCTACGAGCATGACCCGTACAAGAGCAACATCGTCCTGCACACCAACGTGAAACAGCAGAACGAAGCCTACACCCCTTTATTGGGCAATCAGTCCGACTACAGTGGGGTTTCGATCCAGACCGACTGGAACAATGTTTACAAGGAAACCAAACTATGGGTGCAGCAGTCGAATCTGGCGAGCAAGAAGTGGATTGTGGCCAACGATGAGCAGAATTCCGTGGGCGTGTCCACCGATGCCGATTACAAAGGCAAAAGAGGTACTGTGGCCGACAATCAGGATGGTATGCGGCAGGAGTGCTTGTGGGGCAACCTGATGGCTGGTGGAGCCGGTATTGAATACTATTTTGGTGGCAACACCGGCGAAACCGATCTGGCCGCCGAAGACTTCCGCTCACGGGCCAAGATGTGGCGCTTCAACCGGAATGCCCTGAATTTTTTCAATGCGCACGTACCCGTTAAAGAGGCTACGGTCTTAAACAACGTCAGCCGGGGCTGGGTGTTAGGCCAGGAAGGCAAGCTGTATGTGGTTTACCTCAAAGACGGCGGAACAGCCACCATTACCTTAAGCACGGAGGATACCTACTCGGTAAAATGGTATGATCCCCGCAACGGCGGCTCCCTGCAGGACGGTTCGGTGCGTTCGGTCGCCGGTAGCGGTCCGCAATCCATTGGTACGCCCCCGGATGCCGTGAATGAGGATTGGGTGGCGTTGATTGAGGTAGTACCGTCTCAGCCCGTTGCCAAACCCTTTGCGATTTACCCCAATCCCACCGCTAACCATGTAGTCATCCAGGGAATTGATAGTCAGTGTACGGAGGTGAATGTAGCCGTTACCGATGCCCAGGGGAGGGCGTACAAAGTCCCCTACCGCGCCCTGAAGTCACCTGGAGATATGGAAGTACGATTGGATGGCTTGAGTGCGGGCGTCTATATTTTACGCGTTAATCTGTGCGGCAATCTGCATACGAAAAAAATCATGATTCAATAA
- a CDS encoding 3-oxoacyl-ACP synthase III family protein, which produces MAYSTITGLGFYVPENVVTNQDLTQYMDTSDKWIRERTGIEQRRYFTYGKDTNASMATAASRMAIERAGLQPSDIDLIVFATITPDYFFPGSGFLMQREMGLEGIGVIDIRNQCSGFVYALSIADQFIKTGMYKTVLVVGSEIQSTWINKSTAGRNVAVIFGDGAGAAVLQATDDPEHRILSTHLHADGRYAEELYIREPGSSRPSRAATKEMIDEGGFDVFMNGNAVFKHATVHFAGVIQEALQANGYSPEDIALLVPHQANIRISDYVRQQLKLPPEKVVNNIQRFGNTTAASIPIALTEAWEQGRIQPGDLICLAAFGSGFTWASALLKW; this is translated from the coding sequence ATGGCTTATTCAACAATCACCGGGCTGGGTTTTTACGTTCCCGAAAACGTCGTTACCAACCAGGATCTGACGCAATACATGGACACGTCGGACAAGTGGATTCGGGAGCGCACGGGTATTGAGCAGCGCCGGTATTTTACGTACGGCAAGGATACCAACGCCAGCATGGCCACGGCGGCCTCCCGCATGGCCATCGAACGGGCGGGGCTACAGCCGTCGGATATTGACTTAATTGTTTTTGCCACCATTACGCCCGACTACTTTTTCCCCGGGTCGGGCTTTCTGATGCAGCGCGAGATGGGTCTGGAAGGCATCGGCGTCATCGATATTCGAAACCAGTGTTCCGGCTTCGTATACGCGCTTTCCATTGCGGATCAGTTTATTAAGACCGGTATGTACAAAACGGTTCTGGTGGTGGGTTCGGAGATTCAGTCCACCTGGATCAACAAAAGCACAGCGGGCCGGAATGTAGCGGTTATTTTCGGGGATGGCGCGGGTGCGGCCGTTTTGCAGGCCACCGACGATCCCGAACACCGTATTTTATCAACCCACCTGCACGCCGACGGCCGTTACGCTGAGGAGCTTTACATCCGTGAGCCGGGCAGCAGCCGACCTTCACGCGCGGCCACGAAGGAAATGATTGACGAGGGCGGTTTTGACGTATTTATGAACGGCAATGCGGTTTTTAAACACGCAACGGTGCACTTTGCGGGAGTCATTCAGGAAGCGCTGCAGGCTAACGGATACAGCCCCGAGGACATTGCCTTGCTGGTGCCCCATCAGGCTAATATCCGCATCTCGGATTACGTCCGGCAGCAACTGAAATTACCACCCGAGAAAGTTGTGAACAACATTCAGCGGTTTGGCAATACCACAGCGGCATCCATCCCGATCGCGCTCACCGAAGCCTGGGAGCAGGGTCGAATCCAGCCGGGTGACCTGATTTGCCTGGCCGCTTTTGGCAGCGGTTTTACTTGGGCTTCAGCCCTTTTGAAGTGGTAA